CAATGAATTACAAAGAAATTAGGAAGGAGTGTGAAACATAATTTGGGGAGCAACATGTAGAAAATCTCAGTATGCAATTTTGCAAAGAATCAAAGCAATGGCAAAAAAATGACTGGTTTCACCAGATAGGAAGATAGCATTGCTAAATGTGACCCTGCGCACAGTATCAAAATGAAATGTTGTACATTCTTGGCATAAAGAAGAAGTACTTCGGACTGAGCCATTTAAAAATTCCATTAATTTTGATATCATCTTGATCTCTGGATTCTCCATTTTGCTTAGTCCGTTAGTCTCTGAATACCTGAGGGTAAGCAGTCGAATGAAGCTGGTCATAACCAGAAGCATTGGTCCAGCATCAGAGCGAAACAAATCCAAGTGAGCAATCATATGTACATGAGCAAGGATAGGAAGGAAATGAGTGGACCAATGTAAATCGAAGAGGACCTGTACCAATCAATTGAAGGGATAGCAAGAATAGTGATAGTCACCCTAAGAGGAATAAGGTGAAGATGCAAAGTGGATACAAATTCTGCACAAAGTAATCAGTTAGCCCTAGAAGTAAACGATACCCAGAAATAGGAAGGGAAATTTCACCTGTGTATAACTGGTGGCGGCCTCCTCTGCCGATGATGACAGGGTGAACAGGACGACGGGTCGATTCGGCGCCGGTGGCCGGACCATGGGACGGAGTAGAAGAAGAGGGCGAGCCGCGCAGCCAAGTCACTGACGGGGGAGAGGAAGAGGCAACGCGCGGCCGTCGTCCGAGCCGGGCGCCTAGCGTGCCGGTGGCGAGGGAGAGGAAGGGCCTTCGAGCTCCTGGACGCGAGGCCGCGGCGACGTAGGGGTGGAGGGGGCACGGACGGCGGCCGCCAGCGCGGGGCGTCGTCGGAGGCAGGGGCCACGCTGGGCCGGGGCCGGAGCGGGCGAAGTTTCGggagagaggtgggccggagcgGGAGCGGCCGAGGCTGCGGGAGAGGAAGGCGGTGTGCGGCGCTGTGGGCCACGTACGCCGAGCGGCCCCTTTTCTCCGTGTCTTGGAAGCAACGTGGAGGGCTGGATGGGGCAGGAAGCTCGTCGAAGGTTCCAGGCAGTGGGTAGCTGACTTTTGACGTGGAATCTGACGGCCAGGGAAAGCAGGCGACGTGGCTCTTCCTGGGAGCAGAAAATGGTATACACAAATAAGGGGGTATACGGTAGATTGGGCTCCTTTTCCACCTTGTGTCTGCTGCCTTCTCATGAGCACAACACGCGAGGCCCTGCTGCAGTCTCCTCACAAGCGTCTCTCTTCCGTGGTCACGCATTCACGTTGCTGCAAGAAACACTTTGCTGCTTTTGAGCTCGCCAACGGTGCACCGTCTCCTCTGCTTCTCGCCATGGTGCTAGCCTGCTAGGACCACAACAACCACCATGCACAAGTTTGCAGCCCGTGCTGCTTGGCGTTTAtcagctggttcgtatcgttgctggttcgtaaagaagtactgctggctggtttgtgtgagagaaaaatactgttccgactgaaaatttatgatcgtttacgacaagccacagccaaatgaacaggCTATATGTTCACCTTTCGGTCGGACTGCCACACAACCTCGACGCCACCAGCATGGCATCTCGTCACCTTGCAGCTCACTTTTCAGTCTGTTCGTTTGCtggtttcagccagagcttatcagtcatggtataatatttttttctcataataaaccagcatcaaccgggcttatcagtccagaaaccaaccagtaaACAGGTTGTTTACTCCCTGTGATCATCTCCATCAGCGTTTCATCACGGCCTTGTCGCGCGTGCTCGCCCACACGCAACCTTGCCGCAACAGCTGCACCTTCCACGCCGCCATCTCACTGACAGCAACGTCACATGCTGCCGCAAGCCCCGCCGTGCGCACTTCACTTCTACGTACAGGCCCTGCCGCAACAACAATGCCCTCGCACACCTCCTGTGCACGAGACATGCCACACCATGGTCGCGCATCACTGACACCCTGCTACTCACCGTGTCATGGTACAGCCCCTATGCAACATCCGGTCGCACTACCATCACTTTGGTGCTCCCGTGCTCCGATCGACCTGGCTCCCGCCACGTCTGGCCCTACCGGTCTGGATCGTGAACCAAGGCCGACATTCCCCGCGCTGCCTTCACCGGCCACTGTGTCGATCCGTCCGCCACATCTGGCCAATCCTTACCGACTTGCAGCCTATCAGACGGTTCAGGCCTCCTGCCTAGAGTGTCCGACACCATCGACCGGAGCACCGGTCGCCGCCATACTCCACCTTGTGCCACCTTGAGCAGCACCAGTCGAGCATGATCCTCGAGTCTCCACCTCATCCCTCGCCTCCTAAGATGCTCAAAACAACCAACAGCTCTGATACAAATTGTTGTGATAGCGGCGCCTAACGCGAAAACGATTGCTTGGATCTACCTAGGTAAGATGCTCATGAGAAATCGTACACACTGCACAGGAGACTCGATGTCCCGGGGCATGCTTACGGGCACTCCTCCCCAAAACCGCGACACCGGCCCCCGGGGCGTTGGCCAAAATCGCCAGCACCCCCACGAGCCTGTCACCTTGTGTTGCTACTCTCAAGTGGTGGGTTACAAGTGCAGCCCCCTCCTCCTTTTATAGAGGGACCAGGTTACAAGAGCCAACACCTAGCTCACCTAACCCTATACTGCTAATTACAAACACAAGTCCACTATAACCCCATTAGTACAAATAAATATTCGACACATTTCTAACACAAAGCTCTCCTCTGCCCACGCCCCTGCCGGTGAGCTCCTTTCTAGCAGGGGCGAAGCCAGGATAAAATGCTACTAGGGTCAGTTCAAACACACAATACTTACTTTAGCTTATGGCAGTGGAGTATAATACTTACCAGTTGTGCTACCCTTCCTCGCCTCGGAAATAACTAGATCATTGTCCATAATAAACGGTCATGTAGCCCATTTACACAacgtttaaacgctacacgggACAGGTGTCACATATTTTTATTAGAAAAGTAATTTTTATTCTGATCTCTCCATAATTATACTCATTACCATTGATTATTTTGGTTCTAGACTTCTAGCCTCCGGCTCATTAAAACATTCTCTCAAAAAGGCAAACATGAAAAGAGAGAACAAAATATGATGTAATGCTATTCGGTACTTCTACATAAATGACGAGCAGAAAAAGATAATCATATCCTTATTCATCAATTGGTGATTAAGGAACTCTAAGAAATAtgatgtactccctctgtccaacaaaacatgaaactaCGGGTTGCGTGCCGAAAAAAGTAGTTTACGTTTGATCAAATTTCTAGTGAATACTATTCACATTTATGATTCCAAATTaacttattatgaaaatacatttcgtaatgaatctaatggtatttatttgatatcgtaaatattatattttttatctataattaatcaAATTTGAGATACTAAACCATGATACTATGCTAGAATTGCATATTTTTCTGAACGGAGGGAGTGCTTCTATAACACAAGCAACAAATAGGGGATTGATGAACTCTAAAAATCGAAAAAAAATCAGATCCTTATTTATCAAAAACAGTTGCTAAATTGGGGATTTGGCCCTTCGGGGTTACCTCATCTAGGTGTTTTGGTAGAGAAGACGAGAGTCTCCTTGCAGCAGCCGCTAGCACCCAGGACGATGCATTTAGGCGATGAGCCATGCGCCGCTCGACGACAGGAGGCGAGAAGcgtgaaattttcgtattttggccttttttgaaaacaatttttagaaaaatacctacaccaaaacattttctaaaaatagaccatttttaggcgtcttagcacatgacgccgagatatgaggctcagCGTCGTGTCACTCAacgccgaggtattgccacgtcacggacgaccggggtcgtcgtcgacacggtggcgcgtgggtccgagatGTCGGTGTCGTGTCCGCCGACGCCAAgtgcccaacctcggcgcggctGGACTGCGCGCCGAGATACTGGACCCAcccggagcgcggcccaggcggcccaacaaagcacggtggcccagaagctcggcgttgggtcacttaacgccgaggctccagacctcggcgtggcccgactcaacgccgaggtctggtccctttaggccgcgccgaggccccttcttcttcctccctccattctgaaaccgccggcctccctctctttctcttctcccccgtgccgccaccaaaccctaggctccaaaatcgacccccggtgccacgatctcggctcccgaagcttcctcgaggtaatagtccctcccctcctccattctatccgcgtagatgtgcttacattgtccctaatcatgtggaatcatggttgtatggtgttttggtatatttgtgtttgtatttgcaaaatgtatggcttaggatgattgagtgcattgttgtttaactgttttatgtgatgaacatgttaggttagtttggtttctagttattttggtcattagggttctttgtttattgtaggtgtcattagggttagttatttgttggtcattagggttactatgtattttatttatttgttggtcatcacatttcaatttgttatgactagaaatgattatgttgttggggttgaaaaagatgaaatgatatattttagtttctacttattggattgaaactcgcatgatatattgatatgtgacactacttgttgtgtgatggctgtagatagataaattagtgaggttgcatcatggaggccgtattgttaggacaagagatgatagtttggaatttctggacatgtgtgaggagttgttgattttttctgaaacaccatctttgacccagttagtggagcgagtcaaggttaagttaggctggaatgaaggagacgtgtatgttcagtttgaaggtgtcatagatgttgggtcatcgaagggtcctcggatcaagcggttgctcaaaattacaagcgagactgaatggaatgattacaaggcagttgtattggccttcgaagtgcgatctttggatttagtagtaagtaaggagtccggcttagaaaatgataacttcgaagcatggccatcttcctccgctcacataggttatggtcctttgcctgaagaagaaatacttgtcacacaactaggctacggtgaagatgaggaagagaatccggttgccgatggtgagggcaatcatgatagtgatgaagaggatgatgattatgtaattgttgatgcagaagaaggtttggacgacgctagcggagacttttctattgaggatgagcttagcgacgaagatgatcttagtggtgaagaagactttggtgatgctagggctacgaaccgttttgacatggagatagctggagatgatgaatccttcgtagaggagatagccgaagactctgatgacgatcgccctgttggtcgtctgaattttagggaaatagagatattgtctagggtcttgccttggagagatccactagttggtgatttcgaggaccttagccatggtcatagggcagtagctgatggtgggccaagtgatacaactgtgcctgatgttagcggttgcctcatcatacggaaggacatattgtttgctaccatggatgagttgaaatcatggttgcaagagtactccattgtacacaaccgaccttttagggtcatcaattcattcaaggagaagaggtacactattgcttgtgaagaacaacagtgtggttggagagtatatGCTAGGAAAATGAAGGCAGGCAAATAgaagattacctcagtgaagcaaccacatgtttgtgccactgctgaggcagaagagaaccatctgcagctcaattctaggttcattgcaaggcaattatgccccatggtgaagcatatgctaaccattacggtgtctgcgttggttgagatcatcttccaacggtacaattactatgtcaagtatgggaaagcatggagggcaaagcagcgtgcactggaaataatatttggaaattgggaagaagcttatgagcgcctccctgtaatgttgaacgcaatgagggctgtaaatcctaggatgcacttcgagtatttacctaaggagggtgaaacaaggaatggtagctaggtatttggaagggcgttttgggcgttcgggcagagcatcgaagcatttaagcattgcaggcccgtcgtctcaattgacgggacctttcttacagggaaatttgaaggcacaatgcttatttgtattaggacagatgcagaggaccagcttgtgccattggcctttgcgattgttcggaaggaggacacggatagttggtgttggtttcttaggctagtaagacaagtggtaattggtctgggatgtgatgtttgtgtgatatccgataggcatgctggcattctgaatgccgtagaataagagattcctggttatggccaaatacatcaccggtggtgcaccagacaccttgctcagaatcttataaggcgtgatcacacaaaggacaacttcaaattatttgaggaggtttgcaggcagcaagaggttcaattattcaaagacaagttagatgccctgaagttagccacaaatgttgatggcaggcaattcttgagcgagttgatggcgtcgaaggataagtggtcact
Above is a genomic segment from Miscanthus floridulus cultivar M001 chromosome 3, ASM1932011v1, whole genome shotgun sequence containing:
- the LOC136543973 gene encoding uncharacterized protein: MRDHGRETLVRRLQQGLACCAHEKAADTRWKRSPIYRIPPYLCIPFSAPRKSHVACFPWPSDSTSKVSYPLPGTFDELPAPSSPPRCFQDTEKRGRSAYVAHSAAHRLPLPQPRPLPLRPTSLPKLRPLRPRPSVAPASDDAPRWRPPSVPPPPLRRRGLASRSSKALPLPRHRHARRPARTTAARCLFLSPVSDLAARLALFFYSVPWSGHRRRIDPSSCSPCHHRQRRPPPVIHSFIRLLTLRSHSTYVQPHHHVPIPKAAPVISPSPAIICSYFQGCFVCTRVNDRPACSVGWFVSLLIREEVLLAGLCERKILFRLEIYDRLRQATAKRTGSAVSSFATACVLSILFLLTTVHMTLSSFAFVVWSYPCQHSGKAQLFILKDYQ